The genomic DNA GGAGACATGAGCCGTCTGTCATCTGACCTGGTGGTTGCCTTTACCACCACGGTGGTAGGGCTCTTTGAGGGAATGATGGCCTATTTCTTTTTTGTCGTAAGAAAGAGGTGGACAGATCAACACATAACGCAAATGGAGGTCATCACCGATTTTTTCATTAATGGACACCATAAAAAGGAGGAAGCGGATGGCCCTTAGTTTTGTGGGACGCCATAGAAGGTATCGAAGCAGAGAACTCGCGGAAAACGATCCCCTCTCTGGGGTCGCAAACCTCTTCGATCTGGGACTTGTATTTATGGTGGGGCTCATGGTCATGCTCCTTTCCGCCTTCAGGCTAAAGGATCTACTTGACCCCAACGCCAAGGTCACCATCACAAAGGAGGGAGAAAAGGGAGAGGTGGAGCTCATAACCAAAGAAGGGAAAAAGATTAGGGCAATGAAGCTTACAGGCAAAAAGGGAAAGGGCCGTGGCACAAAGCTTGGTACGGCCTACAGGCTTGAAGATGGGACAATGGTCTATGTCCCAGAGGTGAATGACGATGAAGAT from Dissulfuribacter thermophilus includes the following:
- a CDS encoding DUF2149 domain-containing protein yields the protein MALSFVGRHRRYRSRELAENDPLSGVANLFDLGLVFMVGLMVMLLSAFRLKDLLDPNAKVTITKEGEKGEVELITKEGKKIRAMKLTGKKGKGRGTKLGTAYRLEDGTMVYVPEVNDDEDN